A window of the Helianthus annuus cultivar XRQ/B chromosome 4, HanXRQr2.0-SUNRISE, whole genome shotgun sequence genome harbors these coding sequences:
- the LOC110935491 gene encoding cation/calcium exchanger 4, giving the protein MRQFKRIREIVVATFALGLIALIYNQFDDVLRIVPVVNGQRRSKGRFMSELAVNVSDVRATVSPGICSGLADHIGYSSSCEFLKANPQCSSDGLFDYLKFYYCDCGEGAFGAIVLVIWLVALFYLLGNTAADYFCLSLQKLSSLLKLSPTVAGVTLLPLGNGAPDVFASIASFMGNNTGEVGLNSVLGGAVFVTCVVVGIVSICVADQRVQIDKKAFVRDVGFFLFTLLFLLLILIVGKVSVVAAAAFVSIYVLYAVFVAANEILRKHVQRFKAVTPLIPLGVKIFSQDDDSIQSSLLDVENEVEDYQNRNSLPEWMWASHVAIYSNQKFQEHERHLWGWHDDAIEVDQPWVNINFWNLCSLLDYPLTIPRRLTIPLVEEETWSKPYAVASASLSPILLAFIFNTQDGLTPQIITIVYVFGIIVGFALGTLAYLHTIPEHPPRRYLFPWVLGGFLMSIVWFYLIANELVALLVGFGTFLRVNPSILGLTVLAWGNSMGDLVSNIALALDGGDGIQIALSGCYAGPMFNTLMGLGVSLLIGSWSEKPEPYNVPQDNSLYYTMGFLISGLVWAFIILSRNDMRPNKMLGIGLVGLYVVFLLVRLTSAMGMIPLVGL; this is encoded by the coding sequence ATGAGGCAATTTAAGCGAATTCGTGAAATTGTTGTTGCTACATTTGCCCTAGGTTTAATTGCCCTAATTTACAACCAGTTTGATGATGTGTTGAGAATAGTTCCGGTTGTTAATGGTCAACGGAGGTCAAAGGGTAGGTTTATGAGTGAATTAGCTGTAAATGTAAGTGATGTAAGGGCTACGGTTAGCCCGGGGATCTGTAGCGGATTAGCGGATCATATCGGTTATTCGAGCAGCTGCGAGTTTTTGAAGGCGAATCCGCAGTGTTCGTCTGATGGACTTTTCGATTACTTGAAGTTTTATTATTGTGATTGCGGTGAGGGTGCGTTTGGTGCGATAGTTTTGGTTATATGGCTCGTAGCGTTGTTTTACCTTTTGGGTAATACTGCAGCGGATTACTTTTGTTTGTCGCTGCAAAAGCTTTCGAGTTTGTTGAAACTGTCTCCGACTGTTGCGGGGGTTACGTTACTTCCGCTTGGTAACGGGGCACCCGATGTTTTTGCAAGTATTGCTTCGTTTATGGGGAATAACACGGGTGAAGTTGGGCTTAATAGTGTGTTGGGTGGTGCGGTTTTCGTCACATGTGTTGTTGTTGGGATTGTGTCAATTTGCGTAGCGGATCAGCGAGTTCAGATTGATAAGAAGGCGTTTGTTAGAGACGTTGGGTTCTTTCTTTTCACATTATTGTTTCTTTTGTTGATTCTTATTGTTGGGAAAGTGAGTGTTGTGGCTGCTGCGGCGTTTGTGTCGATTTATGTGTTGTATGCGGTTTTTGTTGCTGCTAATGAAATCCTTAGGAAACATGTTCAAAGGTTTAAAGCAGTTACACCGTTGATTCCGCTTGGTGTTAAGATATTTTCTCAAGATGATGATTCGATACAAAGTTCTTTACTTGATGTTGAAAATGAAGTTGAGGATTATCAAAACCGTAATTCGTTACCTGAATGGATGTGGGCTTCACATGTTGCGATTTATTCAAATCAAAAGTTTCAAGAACACGAGAGACATTTATGGGGATGGCATGATGATGCGATCGAAGTTGACCAACCATGGGTCAACAtcaacttttggaacttatgttcgTTACTCGACTACCCTTTGACTATTCCTCGAAGGTTAACCATTCCTTTAGTCGAAGAGGAAACATGGTCAAAGCCATATGCAGTTGCAAGTGCTTCATTATCACCGATTCTTCTTGCTTTTATATTCAACACACAAGACGGTTTAACACCTCAAATCATCACAATCGTATACGTTTTCGGtattattgtcggttttgcccttggAACCCTTGCGTATCTACACACGATACCCGAACATCCGCCTCGTAGATACCTATTCCCATGGGTTTTAGGCGGGTTTCTCATGAGCATCGTTTGGTTCTACCTGATCGCAAATGAACTCGTCGCGTTATTAGTAGGATTCGGTACGTTCTTAAGAGTAAACCCCTCTATTCTTGGGTTAACTGTATTAGCGTGGGGGAACTCAATGGGCGATTTGGTATCAAATATCGCATTAGCTTTGGACGGTGGGGATGGAATCCAGATCGCGTTATCCGGATGCTATGCGGGCCCTATGTTTAATACACTCATGGGTTTGGGGGTTTCCTTGTTGATCGGATCATGGTCAGAAAAACCCGAGCCGTATAATGTTCCACAAGATAACAGTCTTTATTACACTATGGGTTTTCTCATATCTGGGCTCGTGTGGGCCTTTATTATTCTTTCGAGAAACGACATGCGCCCAAACAAGATGCTGGGAATAGGGCTTGTTGGGCTTTATGTGGTGTTTCTTTTAGTACGGTTAACCAGTGCGATGGGTATGATACCTCTAGTTGGTTTATAG
- the LOC110935493 gene encoding uncharacterized protein LOC110935493, producing MCVFLTTFFTFSFGCDAGKHQQAFELAGGFAPLKCFDDFKRTGTEWTSSAHIITVVIPLPCCHWLTCDTGSEDKWVWGNEDGVDFSAKSIRVKLAVAAGRDTDLQRFHWNSWVMPKVNYLIWRAILGGVDTKDALVRRGVNLGNTLCCRCGLENEDVKHVFVGCLAARSVWWQISMVNPPFDGDSVVERVDYFNNQPGAKTWKKVSLRGHHPSLSLDGLNLKRQLEGKLLGPVKMGQFDLSPFSLNFIKIIN from the exons ATGTGTGTCTTTCTTACTACCTTTTTTACTTTCTCATTTGGATGTGATGCCGGGAAGCACCAACAAGCGTTCGAGCTTGCCGGAGGATTCGCTCCGTTGAAGTGctttgatgattttaaaagaaccG GGACTGAGTGGACTTCAAGTGCACATATTATAACTGTAGTCATCCCTCTGCCATGTTGTCACTG GCTTACTTGTGATACTGGTTCAGAGGATAAATGGGTCTGGGGTAACGAGGATGGAGTTGATTTTTCGGCTAAGAGTATCCGGGTCAAATTGGCTGTGGCCGCTGGGAGAGATACAGATCTGCAGAGGTTTCATTGGAATAGCTGGGTGATGCCAAAAGTGAATTATTTAATCTGGAGGGCTATCCTAGGGGGCGTTGATACAAAGGACGCTTTGGTGCGAAGAGGCGTGAATTTAGGTAACACACTTTGTTGCAGGTGTGGCCTAGAAAACGAAGACGTGAAGCATGTTTTTGTTGGATGTCTTGCAGCCAGGAGCGTGTGGTGGCAAATAAGTATGGTCAACCCTCCCTTTGACGGCGATTCAGTCGTGGAAAGAGTGGACTACTTCAACAACCAACCGGGAGCGAAGACCTGGAAGAAGGTGAGTTTGAGAGGCCACCACCCGAGCCTCAGCTTAGACGGGTTGAACTTAAAACGACAGCTTGAAGGTAAACTTTTAGGTCCTGTCAAAATGGGTCAGTTTGACCTGTCACCATTTtctttaaattttattaaaataataaactaA
- the LOC110934272 gene encoding uncharacterized protein LOC110934272, producing the protein MLDRTFLAYSEMSTTVMNDTIMMPATSTELVLAKCDCCELTEECTPEYIRNIRARYNGNWMCGLCEEAVKDEMVRSGRLINTEEAMTRHMNFCRKSTSPDPPLSPAIDLIEAMRRFIRRGLDSPRALRSVPSSPLRSTGSVRLSRSESCIANLAIESSSYVDLQELMN; encoded by the exons ATGCTTGACAGAACCTTCCTTGCTTATTCAG AGATGTCAACAACGGTTATGAACGATACAATTATGATGCCAGCAACCTCAACCGAATTAGTGTTAGCAAAGTGCGATTGTTGCGAATTGACGGAGGAGTGTACCCCAGAGTACATAAGAAATATTCGAGCAAGGTATAACGGTAACTGGATGTGCGGATTGTGTGAAGAGGCGGTTAAGGACGAAATGGTAAGGAGCGGAAGGCTAATCAACACGGAAGAAGCTATGACGCGTCATATGAACTTTTGCCGAAAATCAACATCGCCGGATCCACCGTTGAGTCCGGCTATTGATTTAATCGAAGCAATGAGACGGTTTATCCGGCGAGGTTTGGATTCACCTAGAGCGTTAAGGTCTGTGCCGAGTAGTCCGTTAAGGAGTACGGGTAGTGTTCGGCTCAGTCGGTCTGAGAGTTGTATAGCGAATCTTGCGATTGAATCATCGTCTTATGTGGATTTGCAAGAATTGATGAACTGA